From Chryseotalea sp. WA131a:
CACCATGTGGCACTTTTATCTCCGTGTCGAACTTCACACCGCCATCGGTCGATTTCCAAAAATCCACGTTCAAACAATAGACGGTCTCGCGATCAAATGGATCGGCATAAATGCGCGAATAGTAAAATGCCCGTTGGCGTAACTTCCTTTCATCATTTGTTTTCTTCCACGTAGCACCGGCATCATCACTTCGGTAGACTCCACCATCGTTCGCCTCTACAATTGCCCATAGTCTTTTGTTATCAGCCGGTGATACCGTTATCCCAATTTTGCCCAATGGCCCTTCAGGCATGCCGGGATTTTTGGTCAATTCATTCCAAGTCTCTCCCCCATTTTCAGATTTCCATAGTTTACAATCAGGCCCACCGCCCCACATCTTCCACGTTCTCCGGTAGACTTGCCAGGTAGACGCATATAATATCTTTGGATTCGTTCGATCAATAATCAAATCAGCAGCTCCGGCCTTTGGGCTTACATATAAAACCTTCTTCCATGTATTACCCCCATCAATAGATTTAAACACACCTCTCTCTTCATTATCACCGTAAGGATGACCGAGTGCAGCCACATAAACAATGTCAGGATTGGTAGGATGTACACGAATTCGAGAAATCGCTTGTGTTTCTTTCAGGCCGAGAGAGCGCCATGTTTTTCCACCATCGGTCGTTTTATAAACCCCGTCACCTTGTGTGATGCTTCCACGAAGTTGTGTCTCGCCTCCCCCGATGTAGACAACATCAGGATTGGTCTCGGCAACCGCCACAGCACCTATAGATGAAGAAGAAATTTGTCCGTCAGTTACAGGAGCCCATTCTTGTCCGCCATCGGTCGTCTTCCAAAGTCCACCACCAGTAGCGCCAAAGTAATATTCATTGATTCTACCCGGGCTTCCGGACGCGCCCAAAGAACGCCCCCCTCGTGCCGGGCCAATGTTGCGCCATTTTAGTTTGTCAAAATATTTGGAGTCAATGGTTTGGGCGTGCACTTGCACCATTTCCGAAAGTAAAAGTAGGAGGTAGATGATCTTATTCATAGAGGTAGGTTATACTGAAAAGTACGAAAAAGATTTTTGTGAATGGAGTAAATATATATTGATGAATATTGCAGAGTATGAGTGGTTGATAATAACACCAAATTTTTATTTATTGAGCAATGGAGTAGGAAACTGCAGACTAGATTATCCGGCAATCCCCCACGGGCTAAATAGTATCCATAAAAAGATAACACTGCCTATCAAAAGTAGTGTGAGCCAAAAATCAGTTGAGTAGCTTTCTCCTTTAACCGAAGGAGTTCGTTTATACGTTACCAATTTTAGTTGCTCTTCCGATTGTGCCGGTGCCGTGAAGCTCACAAGAATCAATATCGCACCGCAAATGAGAAACAGAAATAGTGCAAAATGCAAGAAGTTAATGCCTAGCATAAATTGAAGAAAACTTCCTTCCTCCACATGAATCATTCCCTCTTTTGCCAAGTATTCAGTTACTAATCGCGAAACGCCAATCACAAACCCTGCCCACAGCGAAACAATAGCTCCGCGCGCATTAATGCGTTTTATGAATAGACCCAACAAAAACACACAAGCGATAGGTGGAGAAATATATGCCTGAATGTTTTGCAAATAATGAAACATGCCCCCTCCCATCAGGGTTCTCATAAAAGGTATCCAACTTAAACTCACAATCACCAGCACGATGGTTGCAACCTGGCCCACCAATACCAATTGCTTTTCGGATGCTTGTGGCTTGAAGCGCTTATAAAAATCGATCGTGAATAATGTAGACGAAGAATTGAACGCAGATGATAGTGAACTCATCAAGGCAGCAAGTAGTGCAGCAATGGCTAGTCCTTTGATTCCCACAGGAAGCAACGCAGTGATCATAGCGGGCATGGCTTGATCAGCATTGTCCAACGAAAACGAAAGCAATCCTTTTTTAGCTAACGCGAAAGCAATGATGCCTGGCATTAAAAAAATAAATACAGGAAGAAGTTTTAGAAAGCCTGCAAACAAAGTACCCTTTCGTGCCTGACTAATATCCTTTGCCGACAATACCTTCTGAACGATAAACTGATCGGTACACCAATACCACACGCCCAGGATCGGAGCACCAAACAACATTCCTGTCCAAGGGTAATTTGTATCCGACACGAGCCGCCATAAGTTAAAAAATTGAGACACACTTGGACTGCCCGATTCTGAGTTTGCCACGGCAATGGTATGCGTCATCTCATTCCATCCACCCAATTGGTGCAACCCAAAAAACGTAACGGCAATTGTTCCTGCCAATAAAATGACCGTTTGAAGTAGATCGGTGTAAATAACGGCTGTCAATCCACCAAGTACCGTATACAATCCAGTTGACAGTACAATGATGATCGCGCCCGTCCAAAACGGAATTCCAAACATGTCGAAGATCAAGGCGCCTGAAAAAATGATAAGTGAAATTTTAGTAAGCACGTAAGCTAATATGGACACCACCGAGAGATACGTTCGCGCAGCAGGGGAGTACCGCATCTCTAAAAACTGGGGCATGGTGTACACACCTGTTTTGAGATAGAAGGGCACAAACACCCACCCTAAAATAATCAGCACCAACGAAGCTAGAATTTCAAACTGTGCATTGGGCATATCCGCTCGCGCCCCAGAGCCGGCAAGTCCCAAAATAATTTCAGAGCCAATGTTAGATGCAAAGAGCGCTGAGCCGATTACAATCCACCCCTCACTTTTTCCCGATAGAAAATAATCGGCAGATGCCGCCTCACTGTTGCTGTGCTTGCGCCTGAGGGTTGCCCACCGGGCAACGTAAAAGACAACTCCAAAATAGGCAAGTACAATAAAGATATCGAACGAACTCAGGTTTGTAATCATGTCGAAAAGTTTGGTGGCTATAAGTTAGGTAAAGATTAATTAGTTAAGTGCATGTGAGTACCGTTTTTTGAAATGCAGCGGGTTTTCCTTGGCATACTTGTTAAACGTTTTGTTGAAATACGACAAGTTGGTGAAGCCGCTCTCGAAGCAAGCTTCCGTTACGTTATTACCCCTCAACAATGATTTCTTGGCTTGGTTGACACGGTACTGATTTAAATATTCAGTAAACGTCATAGCAGTCATTCGCTTGAAGTACCGGCAGAAAGCAGCCATCGATAAACTACAAAGGCTCACTACTTCATTCACATCTATTTTCTCTTGATAATGTTCTTCTACATACCTGTAAATTCTTTTGATGCGCTGTTGCTCTTTCAAATTGTAGTTGTGTTCCACAGGTGAAATGTTGAGCACTTTACTTTCCGTGCTGGTGGCAAGCAGTTGAAAGATTTCTAACAATAAGATCCATTGCCGAAAGTGGTTCTGTTGCACCATCTCCTTTAATTTTTCGCCCACCATCCGTTTGGTTTCGCCATCGAACGCAATGGCTTTTCGCGCTTTTAAAAACAATGTTCGAATGTCCGAAAGTTCTGGTATATGATCGAGTGCTGCTTCCAGAAAATCCTCCTGCAATTGGATCACAATTTTTTCATATTCCGTACGAATACCGTAGTCAAAATTTAGATGGGGAATATTCGGCCCCATAAACACGAGATCACTACCGTTAAATAAAGAGATGTGATTACCAATATGCCGCGTGCCATCTGCCCCAGCGATAAAAATCAATTCATATTCCGGATGGTAATGCCAATAGAAAATCTCATTCAGTCGAGGATTTTTCAAAATCCTGAACGAGCTTCCCTCATCGGGTTTTACTTTTTCAAGTTTGATCTTCATACATCCTTTTTTTTGAGTTCGAATGTATCAAATTAATCAATACATTAACCCAAACATCAATGAAGAACAAAAAATGACAACTCCAGTGGAAATTTCTACCTGTAAGCAGGAATACATTTGACTTATAAAACAAGCACAATATGGAAAAGAACGAACCCGCTACAATGGCGCCCACCATGGCGCCTACTATGATCCCCAATCAGAATCATAAAGATATTCCTGGCAATCCTTCTACAGCTACTTCCAGTAAAATCAAATTAAGTGATCGCTCAAACGGTAAGCCCCTTCGGGTTTTATCAGAAGATGATTGGAAATTTTGGAAGCACAATGGCTACATCGTCATCAAAAATGCTGCACCAATAGAAAATTGTGAACGAATGGCTAAACTGCTTTGGGAGTTTGAAGAAAAAGATCCGAACGACCCATCAACTTGGTATGCGCCAGCACGTGCCGAAATGAAAATGAAGGAACTCACCAATACAGGTATGGTGGAAATCTACAATCACCAATATTTGTGGGACAATCGATCTGTGCAACGGATATACGATGCCTTTGTGGATATATGGGGAACAGAAAAACTTTGGGTAACCATCGATCGTGCGAATTTGAATTTACCGATACGACCCGGTTACGAGTATAAAGGGTTTATTCATTGGGATTATGATCCAGAAACAAAACCACAAAACGTGCAAGGGGTTTTGGCATTGGCAGATCAAACCGATGAAAATATGGGCGGCTTTCAGTGCATCCCGGAATTGTTTCGCACCTATGATACCTGGAAACTGACACAACCAGAAGACCGCGATCATTTCAAACCCGACACCACGGGATTTGAATTCGTTAAAGTAAAAATGGAAGCGGGCGATATGCTGATTTTCAACAGTGCACAACCTCATGGAATACGGCCAAACAACTCAGGCACAAAAGTGCGCATGGCACAATACATTTCCATGATGCCGGCTGAAGAGGACAACGATGGCATGCGCGAATGGCGTGTTAATTCATGGCGCAATCGAATTGCTCCAGAAGGTTATGCTTTTCCGGGTGATCCACGCAACTGGGAACAAACCAAATATCAACGTGCCGAACTCACTCCGCTCGGGAAAAAATTATTAGGACTCGAAAAGTGGTAAGATGAAACAACTTTTTTCAACGCTTAACAATGGCATTACTATGCCACTTTTAGGCTTAGGCGTTTACGACATGTATGGCCACGAAGCGGAGCAAGCCGTGACCAATGCCTTAGAAATAGGTTACCGCCTGATTGACACCGCTGCGATGTACAAAAATGAAACAGAGATTGGCAATGCGATTCGAAACAGCAATGTGCCCCGCAGCGAAATCTTTCTCACAACCAAGGTAGCCGATGGTGATCAGGGCTATGATCAAACCCTACGGGCATTTGACGCAAGCCATCAGAAACTGAATTGCGACTACATTGATTTGTACCTTGTACACTGGCCGATAAAGAAGACACGCAAGGACACTTGGAGAGCACTTGAAAAATTGTATGCCGAAAAAAGAGTGCGTGCCATCGGTGTAGCCAACTACCTTATCCCTTTTTTGCATGAGCTAGAAACGTATGGCAACATCGTTCCCGCTGTAGATCAAGTTGAGTTTAGTCCGTATTTATTTCTGGAAGACCTACTGAACGAATGCATGATAAAAAATGTGCAACTGCAAGCCTACACACCGCTGGTGCGTGGCCAGCGATTTAATGATCCAAAATTGATTGCTCTTGCAAATCAATACGAAAAAACCCCTGCCCAGATTATTTTGCGTTGGGCACTGCAGTTGGGTGTATCCACCATCCCAAAATCTTCTAACCTAAAAAGGCTAAAGGAGAATTTTGAGGTGTTTGATTTTACTATTTCAGATAAAGACATGAACAATATCAATGCTTTTCATGAAAACTTCAGAGTGGTAGATGATCCGATGGTGTTGTTGTAAGGAAGATCAATAATGCTAATAAATTTTCCCTTCATCCTTAGGAATCATGGCGTAAACACTGTCAGATGAGATGTTCCAAAGATGACTTGCCGTTAACCACCGTCAGGTTATATATTCACTTTTGATTTTAGCCTAGTATAAGGTATCCTTTTCCTTCAATGTAAGATGATGTCACCTTGCAAATAAGAGAGATTTACACAAAAGAAAATAAAAAGAAAAAAGCTGCTCTTCACAATTTAATTTTAGATTCACGCAAGATTTAAATATAAAAACACTTTATGATTCCTACACTTGCAAACAAAATATTTTTAATAGCTTCGTGCATGATAAAAAGACTCTGCTTTTCGTTTTGTTTAGGGATGACCACCCTGGTTGCCCAATCCCAAACCCTCGATAGCCTCGACATTAAGATTGGCCAAATGATTCTGATTGGCATTCCACATGCTAGTACTGACACGCTGGTGATGGAGGAAGTGCGCAACGGCCGCGTGGGCGCTATCATTTTGTTTGAAAAGAATGTGCCGAAAAAACCCAACGCTTTTGCAGATTTAAAAAAGATAATTTGGTCTTACAAAAAAGTGGCGCCCATACCGTTGTTTGTGGCCATTGATCAGGAAGGTGGAAAAGTAAACCGCCTAAAAGAAAAATACGGGTTTACACGCTCCATCACTGCGGCTGCAACGGGTAAATCAAGGTCTCAGGATTCGATTCGATTTTATGCAGATGCTACGGCCGCCACATTAGCAGGACTCGGCTTCAATATCAATTTTGGCCCAGTGGTTGATGTGGCGGTTGAGCCGACCAATCCCGCGATTGTTAAGAATGAACGTTCCTACTCTGCTAACGAAGACAGCGTGGCATTTTTTGCGAAAGAGTTTGTGAAAGAGCACCGCAAGTACGGGATAATTACTGTTTTAAAACATTT
This genomic window contains:
- a CDS encoding sodium/solute symporter (Members of the Solute:Sodium Symporter (SSS), TC 2.A.21 as described in tcdb.org, catalyze solute:Na+ symport. Known solutes for members of the family include sugars, amino acids, nucleosides, inositols, vitamins, urea or anions, depending on the system.) → MITNLSSFDIFIVLAYFGVVFYVARWATLRRKHSNSEAASADYFLSGKSEGWIVIGSALFASNIGSEIILGLAGSGARADMPNAQFEILASLVLIILGWVFVPFYLKTGVYTMPQFLEMRYSPAARTYLSVVSILAYVLTKISLIIFSGALIFDMFGIPFWTGAIIIVLSTGLYTVLGGLTAVIYTDLLQTVILLAGTIAVTFFGLHQLGGWNEMTHTIAVANSESGSPSVSQFFNLWRLVSDTNYPWTGMLFGAPILGVWYWCTDQFIVQKVLSAKDISQARKGTLFAGFLKLLPVFIFLMPGIIAFALAKKGLLSFSLDNADQAMPAMITALLPVGIKGLAIAALLAALMSSLSSAFNSSSTLFTIDFYKRFKPQASEKQLVLVGQVATIVLVIVSLSWIPFMRTLMGGGMFHYLQNIQAYISPPIACVFLLGLFIKRINARGAIVSLWAGFVIGVSRLVTEYLAKEGMIHVEEGSFLQFMLGINFLHFALFLFLICGAILILVSFTAPAQSEEQLKLVTYKRTPSVKGESYSTDFWLTLLLIGSVIFLWILFSPWGIAG
- a CDS encoding helix-turn-helix domain-containing protein; translated protein: MKIKLEKVKPDEGSSFRILKNPRLNEIFYWHYHPEYELIFIAGADGTRHIGNHISLFNGSDLVFMGPNIPHLNFDYGIRTEYEKIVIQLQEDFLEAALDHIPELSDIRTLFLKARKAIAFDGETKRMVGEKLKEMVQQNHFRQWILLLEIFQLLATSTESKVLNISPVEHNYNLKEQQRIKRIYRYVEEHYQEKIDVNEVVSLCSLSMAAFCRYFKRMTAMTFTEYLNQYRVNQAKKSLLRGNNVTEACFESGFTNLSYFNKTFNKYAKENPLHFKKRYSHALN
- a CDS encoding phytanoyl-CoA dioxygenase family protein is translated as MAPTMAPTMIPNQNHKDIPGNPSTATSSKIKLSDRSNGKPLRVLSEDDWKFWKHNGYIVIKNAAPIENCERMAKLLWEFEEKDPNDPSTWYAPARAEMKMKELTNTGMVEIYNHQYLWDNRSVQRIYDAFVDIWGTEKLWVTIDRANLNLPIRPGYEYKGFIHWDYDPETKPQNVQGVLALADQTDENMGGFQCIPELFRTYDTWKLTQPEDRDHFKPDTTGFEFVKVKMEAGDMLIFNSAQPHGIRPNNSGTKVRMAQYISMMPAEEDNDGMREWRVNSWRNRIAPEGYAFPGDPRNWEQTKYQRAELTPLGKKLLGLEKW
- a CDS encoding aldo/keto reductase, which gives rise to MKQLFSTLNNGITMPLLGLGVYDMYGHEAEQAVTNALEIGYRLIDTAAMYKNETEIGNAIRNSNVPRSEIFLTTKVADGDQGYDQTLRAFDASHQKLNCDYIDLYLVHWPIKKTRKDTWRALEKLYAEKRVRAIGVANYLIPFLHELETYGNIVPAVDQVEFSPYLFLEDLLNECMIKNVQLQAYTPLVRGQRFNDPKLIALANQYEKTPAQIILRWALQLGVSTIPKSSNLKRLKENFEVFDFTISDKDMNNINAFHENFRVVDDPMVLL